The genomic DNA CCCCTATACCGGGAGTATCTGATACTATTCTTAGCCTTAGCTTTCTGGCGCTGGTTCTTCTTCAGGGCACACAATGTATTGGTTAAGGAGGTCCACAAGCGAAACCTGCCCGCTGATAAGCAAAAGGCCAGCGAGCAGGAGGAACGTTGAGGTGAGATCAGAAGACACGCCTATCGTTCCCTCGGCCGATGGCTTCATCCCAGTGGACTTCACGTGATGAGCGTGCTTTCCATCACGAGCCAACGCGGTGGTCTACCGCAAACCCGTGTGCCGGCCACCATCACAAGCCGGCCAATGCTCAGTGCCGGGGCACGAGgtactttttgtttgttgtcaaTCACGGAAGCCGATTGCGATGCTCCCACAACAAGCCACTCGATCGGAACGGTACCTTCGATACCTGCCACGCTAGCCCAAACAACCGCGTTGCCGCGTGTGATCATAATCGCACACCCTCTTTTATCTGCGGAAGGCTTCAGCAGCGTATGTAGCAGAGTCATCCCTTAGCTCGTGGTTGATAGGTGCCGTCTTCGTCATTATTGGCAATTCTCAAAACGCGCAGGCGGGCGCAGTTTGCACTTTGCCAAGATAACACCCGAGATCTGCTTCTCCGTCGTCAAACGCCTGCCCAGGGACAGATAACGACGGAGGACGGATGACCTTGCTGTTATTGGGCTGCGCATCAAGATGTGTCAGGGGCCGGCCGAGAGCCTTGGATTGCAATTTTTTTCAATGCTTCCGGCTGCGGAGCTCAGTGTTTTGGGTTCGCTTGGCAAGGTTACTACGCCATTTTGGGACGAATATTTTAGTGCTGGAGTGACGAGAGCCTAAAGATAGCGTTTAGTGATTTTCGTCTACTAAAGGGGTGATCATCAGGGCAGCTCAGTGGCATAGTGATCCGATCAAATGCTATCCGAAACGCCCAAAATGACAGACCTAGCACTCCTATGGCAAACATGGACAGGAAGAAAGATGCGCATACTTAGTGCAAAAGCCTTCCAACACTAGGTCAGACCTTAACTAGCTATATCTTTATGAGTCCTGGTGCGGACTCTGAAGATATCAAAAGAATAATTCAGGTACCATAAACTCTAAACATTGTGGAGTCCAAGGTTCTCCCATCATCTCAGTACAAAGTATAGAGAGCAGATTTTGGCCCCACTATTGCTCCTCCAGTAAGGTACAAGAAATTTGAGGCCTGAACTATCTTAAGCTACATTCGTGGCCTATCAAAATCGAAACGTTCATCTGGAAACTTCACCTAACCTGGTTATCGTTGTACGGATTACAATGAACAGCTTTCATCCTCCATTTCTATTATCTGACTAAGCGCTAAAGTGATGGAATTTCTACCATCTGTTTAAAGAGAAGCAAGCGATCAATCGATTCGATTGCGTCAATAAGATAAATATTAATCTTGTTTACTTTTGCACAGTGTAAGTCCCGAGTAAAGAATGACTGAATAAAACAGAATGATCTACAATTCTATCCcgaatgcattttttcttctttgctacTCCCGGCATTCTGTTGATCAGGTGTTGAGGCGACAGCAGCAGACCTGTGGAACTTTTAAGTGCTAGATCGCTTTACGTACAAATTGATTCTACTCATCCAAGCCATCTGAACAGCTCACGAGATTACTTCTTGAGCAAACATCGTATCGCGTCTGTTTTCCTTTTAGCTTTATCAATAAGATAACATTCGTCGCAGCACGTTAGACGCGTAACCGTCTGCTTCGGCTGGCGTATGATGAATAATGCTCCCCCAACAATGTCATTATACTATGCACATACACAAAAATGCCGCTCCATCTAATGACTATTTGTACTGAATCTTGTCCACCCTTACAGTACACGTGTACCTGTTGTCAGACGAACAACTGTGCTCATTCATATGCATCGTTTCGCGTCAATGAACGCTGAAAGATATTGGATTACCATAATAGAGTAAATTTCGATTAGCATCCATATGATCGAACCTCGGATCAGTCGACAACAATCGTTTGAAAGGGGATCAATCACGAGTTACCCGTTTGCACGAGCAGCGCACGTGTAAGCGCTGTGCCCTGGAAACAGATGCAATGAATCAGTGCTCTCATATTGAttcattaattaaattattgcaCCCGTGGTAAGCGGTTTTTAAGGACGTCATGGCACAACATTAGCATACAACAGCAGGTAAATCAAATCAACAATTTGTAGCAGTATTCAGTCAGGATGATCAGGATGGTTGTTGAAACAACAAGTGCAGAATTTCCCTCGTTATTGCTCTTGAGATTttaaaaactaattaaaatgtatcaaataaaaagaaatggGAGGTCAGATTGCCAAGGCATAACCAACAATGTTCTTTATACGGTAGTACCAGGGATCATTCCCCATTCGGACCGTTCTCTCCTAGTGAGGAGAGCCCATTAAACTGCAGGTGATACCATTAAGACTAGTAAAACATTATACGCTCGGCATGTCGTCCCAGTCGttaagaattaaaaataagCGGGGTAGTCAGGAGATTAGCAGCGTTGATCTTCACACGACCGAACCGATATCAAATCCCTTCTCCATACAGGACTTCCATTACTTCAAGTCAAAGAAACCAATAATGGTTGGTGCAAGACCTCCTCAGGTTTTAAAGCCAAAGGAGAATAAGAAAAGTTTAAATAAGCTAAATTGCGTTAGAAAAGAGCACTAGACATCTTTGCgtattttttcaaaatttactaAAAACACTCCATATGACCAGCTCAGCACATACAGTGCGTAAACAACGCCACTCACGCAAGGCACTCACAGGAAAGTGAGTGTCACATTTGGCGCCATCCGTTGCTGTCAAATGCTTACAAACCGTGCcatacaaaatgtaaacaaacaacgcTTGGAAGGATAAAAATGATTCCAAATAAAGAATTTTGTGCGGTTTTACTCATGTGAGAGCAATTAGTTGAGGAAAATGTGCTACTTACCACGAGGATGAGCTCCAACGAAGATTCTCCCAAAACGAAGCGCTGGTCAAAGTATGTGCGTGATGTCTACGACCCAGTACAGGTCGGATCGATCGATGGGACGGACCAGGTGCCTCACGACCGGGCTCTGGTGCGTGCCATGAATTCCAACTACCGGCCAAATCGCAAGGTGAAAGGTAATCCGATGCACACGATCTTCATCGGTCGATTGGCACATTCCGTCACGGAGGTACGTTCGCTGCACATTCTTTCCAGTTCTCTTTTTAATCGCTGCTTTCGTTAATTGCAGGAACAGTTACGCGGTAAGTTTGCACCCTTCGGCACAATCGTTCACACACGGTTAGTCACCGACATGCTTACCGGACTGCCCCGAGGATACGCGTTCATTGAATACAGCACGCGAGACGAAGCGCTGCGAGCCATCGACCGTATGCACGGCGTCAGTATCGACGGCAAGGAGATCCTCGTCGACGAGGAATGGGAACGCCGGCTGGAAGGTTGGAAACCGCGCCGCCTGGGTGGCGGTTTCGGAGGGAGAAAGAAATCGCAGCAGCTCCGATTCGGTTGCAAGGTGCAACCGTTCCGAAGGCCTATTCTTGAGTCGTCTAGCACCGTCGTTGGCGGTGTTTCGAGCGTGAGCGAATGGAACCGTCGGGTGCGTCATCGAAAAGAAGGATCACGGCCCACCAACAGGGACGATAATGATGGAGAATGACAAATGACGCTTGCCGGAAAAATAATGACTGTATGTAAGTTTTAATAGCAATAAAATAACCAGCGGACAACCGAACAAAAAATGCGTGCTCTCACTGCAGCACGGCCGCATTTGCCGATATACTAGGATTGTTAATGACCTCGCCCAAGCTGTCCAGCACCTCCTTCCGGTAGTCGTCAAAGTCTCCGTCCACCTCGTTAATGGTCTGCTCCTCGATCACGAACAGCGTACACTCCGTCTCGCGGATTAACCGCTCGTCGTGCGACACAATGATCACACCGCCCTTGTACTCGTTGATCGCATCCGCCAGCGCATCGATCGATTCAATGTCCAGGTTGTTGGTCGGTTCATCGAGAATCAGCACGTCGGGTGCATTGAGGCACAGCTCGGCCAGCGCCACACGCGCCTTCTGTCCACCGGACAGATCCTTCATCTTGATCGTGTGCGCATGGCTCGCGAGCCCGAACGTTCCGAGCTGCTTGCGGGCCTTTTCGTACGGGAGATTGAACAAACGCTGCAGATACTCGGACGGTGTCTCTTCCGCCGTCAGATGCTCGCCCGAATGCTGATCGAACCGGCCGATGCGAAGCCGATGGTTGCGCTTTGCCTCACCCTTAACCGGGTCCAGCTCACCAACAAGCAGCTTCAAGAAGGTAGATTTGCCCACACCGTTCGGACCGACAATGGCTACGCGGCTGCTCAGATCGATACCGAAATCCGCCCCAACAAACAGTGGCTTCTGGTTCGGGAAGTTGAAATGGCAATCTGGAAgaagaaacgaatggacatcAATGGAATGGACATAAAACTTGGCAAACTCCCCTTATAACTCCACTTACTGTGCAATCCAAGAATCGGAGGCTGCAACGGTGGCGGATCAGGAAAGCTAAACTTCACAATGTACTCCTTCGGCTTCGACAGCAACTCGACCGGTCCCTCATCATCCTCACCCGGCTTCTGGTTCTTCGTGCGGCCCTTTTCCTGCTTGCGGGTCAGAttttccttctgcttcttctcggCCGCCTTCTTCGACTGTCCGTGCGCCTTCATGTCCTTTATCCGTCGTTCCTGCTTCTCGTACTCCTTGATCATTTCCTTCCGCTTTTGGACGTACATTTTCTTAAACATCGTATAGTTGCCCTTGTAGTAGTAAAGCTTCTTGTTGTCCAGATGGATGATCTCGTTGCAGACGTTGTCGAGGAAGGACTGGTCGTGAGATACGATGAGTAGCGTCTTCTTCCATCCCTGCAGATAATTGTCCAGCCAGATGACGGCGTTCAGATCGAGATGGTTCGTCGGTtcgtcgagcagcagcagcgtcggTTCGATAAAGAGCGCCCGCGCGAGGGAAACACGCATACGCCACCCGCCGGAAAAGGCGTTCGTAGGCCGATTCTGCATCTCGCGCGAAAATCCTAAACCGGCCAGAATGCGTCGAGCGCGTGGTTCCGCCGAATCGGCACCGATAGCCTTCAGCTCGTTGTAAACCTCCTGCAGCTTATCCTGCAGTTCGATCTTTCCCGATTCCACAGCTTCCTCCAGCTCTTTACATTCCTTCAAGAGCGCCGTCCGCTTCACGTCCGCCTTCAGCACCGTTTCCACCGCGGACGTCTCGTCCGCCACGACCTCCTGCTCGCACAGCAGCACATCGATGTTGGGCGGAATGGCAAAGGCACGATTAGCAATGTGGCGCAAAAGCGTCGTCTTGCCGTGCCCGTTCGGTCCAACCAGCCCGTAATGGCGACCGTTCGCGATCAGCAAATTCGCGTTCACGAACAGATCGTTACCCTTGGCCGAGATGGTAAAGTTTTCGATCTTGATGTCCACCGCATGCTCCATGTGCTTGCTTTGGTTGCCCGTTTTAAGCGCTTGTGACATCGTAAAGTTACTGTCCAGATCCGAATGTCCTTGGCCACCTTTACGAAGCATGGCCTCCTGCTGCTTCTCAAACTCTTGTTGCTTTTtcagctttttcttttccttgtgCGTTagtttcttctccttttcgCCGGTACCATCGTCCTCACCGtcatcgccaccaccatcctCGAGCTTTAGCTCATCCGCAACCTTGTCGGCAATCTCAGCCACTTCCGGATCTTCCGCTTCCTCTACTTCCGGTTCGGGAACTTTCACCTTTTCCTGTTTGAccggtttttcttcctttttcttttccggttccggtggcgTAACTGGCGTTGGTTCCGGCTGCTTCACCACTTTCGGTTCCTCCTTTGGCTTCTCCGCCACTTGCTTGGGTGGTTCCTTCTTTACCACCGGTTCAGGATCCGATtcgtcttcctcctcttcaCTTTCCTCCTCCGATTCCTCTACCACCACTGCCTTTTTGGCCGCTTTTTTCGGTTGCTTTTTCTTGGCCGACTTTTTGCTCACCATCACAActtcctcctcgtcgtcatcgtcctcatcatcatccgaaCCACCGGCAAGCAGATCGATCTCCTTCTCCTCCTTATCCGACCAATCGTCATCCTTCTTGCCCTTGCCTTTTCCCTTGGCGGCCGATTTCTTCGCTTCCTTCTTGCCACCTTGTTTGGCCGGCGCAGGTTCCTTCACCTGCTGCTCCTGTGCAGCAGCACCCTTCTTCGGCTGTCCCTCATCCTCACTCCAATCGTCACCGTTGCCCCGCTTGCCTTTCTTGCCCTTCTTACCACCACAcggggctgctgctgctgctgctgctgctgccggggTTGCCTTCTTCCCACTCCGACCCGCTGGCGCACCAACGTCCTCGTCGGAATCCACGTTGTCAACTTTGCCCCCCTTCTTTTTACCGGACTTCCCGGACGATGACGGTCCGGACACGATCGACGACTGCTCGGACTGATCGTCATCCTCCCAATCCTGGTTCTTTTTGTTGCCCTTCTTTTTCGGTGGCATTTCGATTGCTCTTTTTCACACCTGTCCTGGCACCGGCGGGCTGATGAAGAAACGGCCAACGGCAACTGTTTTTTGGCAGCAATTCACGCAGCTAGAACGGAGAGATGGTGCAATCCGGTTTGGGTGCAAGAAAACGCAACGTgcgattgttttcttcttttttttcggttgtttttgctgtcttCTCCCGTCAGTTCATGAAAACAGATGGCCAGCTGTCAGTTGATTTGACAGTtgatttcaaattaatttttaagcgctattttattttattatgcaTTTTGTTTAGCTTTTCCTTATTCAATTCACTTAACTGTTAGTTTCATCATTAATTCTAAAGCTATTGCAGCTAGTATAAATAATGCCTCAACTGCTCGCTCAACGAACCACAACGATCCAACATGGCGGACCGCATTCAACTGCCTGTCAACTGCTCAATGGTCCAACCTTCTCAAACCGCAACCAACGCTGTCAAGCGAATGCGAACGAATCTTCGCTATTATTTTCGTGATTCTGCAGAAAAACCGACAGACAATTGGAAAACAAGCGGCTAATTTTTGGAGGCAAAATTCGGCAGTGCTTTACTAATTGGTTCTTCCCGTGAAAACTGCGATCGTTGTAGCTTTGAACAGACAGCAAGAGCACGAGCACGAGCACAACTCTCCCAACCATGGACACGCTTCGCAAATATCTAAACCAGGTTAAAGTGCCGTGCGCCAGCGATAACGTCTACAAGGAGGAATGCGTATACACGTTTGACAATCCAGAATCGGACACCGGCTTGTACGTGAGTCTGGTCAGCTTCCTCGGTTTTGGAGAGCAGCACGTCCGAGCATACGCCGAGCGGACCGGGAACCGAGTCTTTCTCCATCTGAAGCGCGATAAAATCGAGGTTGCGGAACCCGCGGCGGCATCGACGGAAGGTGgcaccggtggtggtgcggaTGGTccggagaaaaaaatcacccgACTGGCGATTGGAGTTGAGGGTGGCTATACCGGGGCGGAGAACAAGAAGTACGAGTACAAAGAACACTTCCAGGTGGTCGTGTTTGATGATCCGGTCGTACGGTTGGACTACCCGAACGTGGACCTACCGTTGCAGGTGCAGAATGCGGTTGAGGCGGTGCAGAAAGCGGAAGCTGCATCGGTAAAGCGCGAGCGGGAACAGCTGGCGGGGACGTGGGACGGTGAAATACGCCAAGTGTCTACGCATGCGGCCGATTTGTTGCAGTTGGAAAATGGCAAGAAGATTCCGCCGACCGGGTGGAAGTGTGAAAAATGCGACCTCACGAACAACCTTTGGCTGAACCTGACGGACGGTTCGATCATGTGTGGACGCAAATTCTTCGACGGTTCCGGTGGTAACGATCACGCCGTGAATCATTACAAGGAAACAAACTACCCGTTGGCGGTGAAGCTCGGTACGATTACGGCCGACGGCAAGGGCGACGTCTACAGCTACAGCGAGGACGACATGGTGGAGGATCCGCATCTGGTGAAGCATTTGGCGCACTGGGGCATCAATGTGGGTCAGCTGGAGAAGACGGAAAAGTCGATGATTGAGCTGGAACTGGATCTCAACCAGCGAATCGGCGAATGGGGCATCCTTTGTGAGAGTGGCAGCCAGCTGAAACCGATCGCCGGCCCAGGATACACCGGGATGAAGAATCTGGGCAACACGTGCTATCTGAACAGCGTGATGCAGGTGCTGTTTACCATTCCGGACTTTGTGCGCCGGTTTGTCGATGGTTCGAAGACCATTTTCGACAGCTTTCCGTCAGATCCGGCCAACGATTTCAATGTGCAAATGTAAGGCAACACACGGGAACGGCTGTACAACGAAAATGGAGCTTTATTAACCACACTTTTCTCCTGTTCTGTATCCCCAGGGCTAAGCTAGGCACCGGACTGTGCAGTGGACGGTACAGCGTGTTGTCGGAGAACAGCCTCGACGCTGCCGACTCAAGCGGTGGCATCGCACCCACCATGTTCAAGGCCCTGATCGGCCAGGGCCATCCCGATTTCTCCACCAAACAGCAGCAGGACGCTCAGGAGTTCTTCCTCCACATTGTGAGCACGCTCGAGAAGCACAGCCGTCACCAGGCGAATCCGGCCGAAGCTCTTCGGTTCTGCATCGAGGACCGGGTCGAATGTTGCTCCAGCGGCAAGGTTATGTACAACCGGCGTGACGAATGGTGCCTCCCGCTCCAGATTCCCCTCCAGAAAGCGACCAACCTCGACGAGGTTAAGCAGTACGAGGCAGAACGGGCCGCTGCCGAGCGCGAAGGACGTCGCCTCGATCCGGATGCACTAGTCCGGCCGAAAATAACGCTCGCCGCCTGTCTGGATACATTCGCCCAACCGGAACTGGTGGAACAGTTCTACAGCACGGCCATCAGTGCGAAAACGACGGCCAAAAAGACGACCAAGCTCGCGTCCATGCCCGACTACCTGCTGTTGCATTTGAAGAAGTTCACCCTGAAGGAAGACTGGACCTCGCTCAAGCTGGATGTTGCGATCGACATTCCGGAGGTGTTGGATCTTGAAACGCTGCGCGGTACCGGCAAGCAGCCGAACGAGGAAGAACTCCCGGACATTGCGGGTCGCGAACCGACCCCACCGCCCATGGATCCGGAAGTGCTGGATCAGCTGATCGGGATGGGTTTCCCGCCGGAAGCTTGCAAGCGTGCCATCTTCTTCACGAAGAACACCGGCATCGAACCTGCCACACAGTGGATGGTTGAGCATATTGCCGATTCGGACTTTGCCAGTCCGTTCGTACCGCCCGGCACGGGTGGAAAGAGTGGTTCGGGGGCTGGAGgagctgctgccgccgccgccgccttcGTACCCGATCCGGTTGGGTTGGAGATGCTGATGGGGATGGGCTTCACGGACCGGCAAGCAACGAAAGCGCTAAAGGAAACCGGGAACAACACGGAACGGGCGGTTGATTGGATCTTTTCCCACACGGACGAGCTGGACAGCATGGCAATCGATGATGCGACTTCCGATAGCGTAGCCACAGCAGCGGCAGCTGCCGGTGGAAGCGacagt from Anopheles stephensi strain Indian chromosome 2, UCI_ANSTEP_V1.0, whole genome shotgun sequence includes the following:
- the LOC118504908 gene encoding ubiquitin carboxyl-terminal hydrolase 5, whose protein sequence is MDTLRKYLNQVKVPCASDNVYKEECVYTFDNPESDTGLYVSLVSFLGFGEQHVRAYAERTGNRVFLHLKRDKIEVAEPAAASTEGGTGGGADGPEKKITRLAIGVEGGYTGAENKKYEYKEHFQVVVFDDPVVRLDYPNVDLPLQVQNAVEAVQKAEAASVKREREQLAGTWDGEIRQVSTHAADLLQLENGKKIPPTGWKCEKCDLTNNLWLNLTDGSIMCGRKFFDGSGGNDHAVNHYKETNYPLAVKLGTITADGKGDVYSYSEDDMVEDPHLVKHLAHWGINVGQLEKTEKSMIELELDLNQRIGEWGILCESGSQLKPIAGPGYTGMKNLGNTCYLNSVMQVLFTIPDFVRRFVDGSKTIFDSFPSDPANDFNVQMAKLGTGLCSGRYSVLSENSLDAADSSGGIAPTMFKALIGQGHPDFSTKQQQDAQEFFLHIVSTLEKHSRHQANPAEALRFCIEDRVECCSSGKVMYNRRDEWCLPLQIPLQKATNLDEVKQYEAERAAAEREGRRLDPDALVRPKITLAACLDTFAQPELVEQFYSTAISAKTTAKKTTKLASMPDYLLLHLKKFTLKEDWTSLKLDVAIDIPEVLDLETLRGTGKQPNEEELPDIAGREPTPPPMDPEVLDQLIGMGFPPEACKRAIFFTKNTGIEPATQWMVEHIADSDFASPFVPPGTGGKSGSGAGGAAAAAAAFVPDPVGLEMLMGMGFTDRQATKALKETGNNTERAVDWIFSHTDELDSMAIDDATSDSVATAAAAAGGSDSAAAGSKQGASYRDGTGKYKLVAFISHMGTSAQVGHYVCHILKDGQWVIFNDNKVAISQNPPKELGYLYLYQRV
- the LOC118506866 gene encoding U11/U12 small nuclear ribonucleoprotein 35 kDa protein-like: MSSNEDSPKTKRWSKYVRDVYDPVQVGSIDGTDQVPHDRALVRAMNSNYRPNRKVKGNPMHTIFIGRLAHSVTEEQLRGKFAPFGTIVHTRLVTDMLTGLPRGYAFIEYSTRDEALRAIDRMHGVSIDGKEILVDEEWERRLEGWKPRRLGGGFGGRKKSQQLRFGCKVQPFRRPILESSSTVVGGVSSVSEWNRRVRHRKEGSRPTNRDDNDGE
- the LOC118506864 gene encoding ATP-binding cassette sub-family F member 1, producing MPPKKKGNKKNQDWEDDDQSEQSSIVSGPSSSGKSGKKKGGKVDNVDSDEDVGAPAGRSGKKATPAAAAAAAAAPCGGKKGKKGKRGNGDDWSEDEGQPKKGAAAQEQQVKEPAPAKQGGKKEAKKSAAKGKGKGKKDDDWSDKEEKEIDLLAGGSDDDEDDDDEEEVVMVSKKSAKKKQPKKAAKKAVVVEESEEESEEEEDESDPEPVVKKEPPKQVAEKPKEEPKVVKQPEPTPVTPPEPEKKKEEKPVKQEKVKVPEPEVEEAEDPEVAEIADKVADELKLEDGGGDDGEDDGTGEKEKKLTHKEKKKLKKQQEFEKQQEAMLRKGGQGHSDLDSNFTMSQALKTGNQSKHMEHAVDIKIENFTISAKGNDLFVNANLLIANGRHYGLVGPNGHGKTTLLRHIANRAFAIPPNIDVLLCEQEVVADETSAVETVLKADVKRTALLKECKELEEAVESGKIELQDKLQEVYNELKAIGADSAEPRARRILAGLGFSREMQNRPTNAFSGGWRMRVSLARALFIEPTLLLLDEPTNHLDLNAVIWLDNYLQGWKKTLLIVSHDQSFLDNVCNEIIHLDNKKLYYYKGNYTMFKKMYVQKRKEMIKEYEKQERRIKDMKAHGQSKKAAEKKQKENLTRKQEKGRTKNQKPGEDDEGPVELLSKPKEYIVKFSFPDPPPLQPPILGLHNCHFNFPNQKPLFVGADFGIDLSSRVAIVGPNGVGKSTFLKLLVGELDPVKGEAKRNHRLRIGRFDQHSGEHLTAEETPSEYLQRLFNLPYEKARKQLGTFGLASHAHTIKMKDLSGGQKARVALAELCLNAPDVLILDEPTNNLDIESIDALADAINEYKGGVIIVSHDERLIRETECTLFVIEEQTINEVDGDFDDYRKEVLDSLGEVINNPSISANAAVLQ